One window of the Roseovarius sp. THAF9 genome contains the following:
- a CDS encoding LysR family transcriptional regulator, whose amino-acid sequence MPNPSARKALNLRWLEIFQLCARNGSLRQTADATGLSVSTVSHHLRSLEHHLGVALFNHTRRPMVLTPKGHVFLRDIDIALRAIRKAKAEASAGNLTEASHLRLGTIEDLESDVIPDLAVHLSQRMPDCDFLYHTATSREIIEMLRDRELDLGIATAPPDRLRDLQDRPLLRDPFVIVLPAGVEPSVSEVLKDGFSLPFLQFSSDLIIARQIEAQLRRVGFTLPHKFECGSNQTLMAMVAAGAGWTITTPLLFSRAKRFQPQLLMQPFPGKRFARTLSLITTPDCSRSMLDIVNGRIRRALETQVIRPLVATAPWLENQFKLVDAVGEDQS is encoded by the coding sequence ATGCCTAACCCCAGCGCGCGCAAGGCGCTAAACCTGAGATGGTTGGAAATCTTTCAGCTGTGCGCGCGGAACGGCTCACTCCGGCAGACGGCAGACGCGACCGGACTGTCGGTCAGTACCGTGTCGCACCACCTGCGCAGCCTGGAGCATCACCTGGGCGTCGCGCTTTTCAATCATACGCGCCGGCCGATGGTTCTGACACCGAAAGGGCACGTGTTTCTGCGCGACATCGATATCGCACTGCGGGCAATCCGCAAGGCCAAGGCGGAGGCGTCGGCGGGGAACCTGACCGAGGCCAGCCATCTGAGACTGGGCACGATCGAGGATCTTGAAAGCGACGTGATACCGGACCTGGCCGTTCACCTGTCGCAACGGATGCCCGATTGCGATTTTTTGTATCATACGGCCACGAGCCGAGAGATCATCGAGATGCTGCGCGACCGGGAGCTGGACCTCGGCATTGCGACCGCGCCGCCGGACCGGTTGCGCGACCTTCAGGACAGGCCACTGTTACGGGATCCCTTCGTCATCGTATTGCCGGCGGGGGTGGAGCCGTCGGTGTCCGAAGTGCTGAAAGATGGGTTCAGCCTGCCGTTCCTGCAGTTTTCCAGCGACCTGATCATCGCCCGGCAGATCGAGGCCCAGCTGCGCCGCGTGGGGTTCACCCTGCCGCACAAGTTCGAATGCGGCAGCAATCAGACGCTGATGGCGATGGTCGCGGCGGGGGCGGGATGGACGATCACCACGCCGCTTCTGTTCTCGCGGGCGAAGCGGTTCCAGCCGCAGTTGCTGATGCAGCCCTTTCCGGGCAAGCGGTTTGCGCGGACGCTGTCGCTGATCACGACGCCGGATTGTTCGCGGTCGATGCTGGATATCGTGAACGGCAGGATTCGCCGCGCGCTTGAAACGCAGGTGATACGGCCGTTGGTCGCGACCGCGCCGTGGCTTGAAAACCAGTTCAAGCTGGTTGATGCGGTTGGTGAGGATCAGTCGTAG
- a CDS encoding FAD-dependent oxidoreductase, producing the protein MKSRTKVAVIGGGIAGCSTLYHLTQEGWSDVVLIERDELTSGTTWHSAAQVTNFGMNQTMVGLKSHSIALYRKLRDDPDYPVGYHHGDGGIRLANTEAQMQGYRHFASMARGMGVTYEVIDAEECARRHPLISTDNLLGGLWDGEDGDIDPAQLCQALAFHARKAGAEVYRQTTVTGLTQKADDTWTVETDKGVIDADIVVNACGYRVNEVGAMMGVHHPVASMEHQYFVTDDIPAIAAAGHRMPLLRCPISDYYSRQEKGGLLVGFYEQDCKTWGMDGISPDFSNDLCPDDLDRVMDVLEGAFARMPVLAEVGIKRVVNGPITYTMDGAPLVGPIPGKRNAFCIIGLRAGLGEGGGHGWLLAQQIVHGEACYDTWCLDPRRFTGHANVELTSRKAIEDYQNEFRFHFPHEHRPAGRPAKTTPLTPVLAAEGAEFTVVNGWERVEYIKPDPAFHPTLSFDFDEAFDIVGAEVRNVQDSVGLCEVSGFNRFEVTGADRHAFLDRMFCGAVTKRTGRVGLGYMLNHHGMVKGEATVANLPASDRGPERVWYGSAAASEYHDMDWLQMHLRDDEDVHIRSLTNDQTILVLAGPKSRDVMQAVSRADWSAEAFPWLSVRECFIGFAPATVMSVSFSGELAYEIHVPNASLYAAYLALREAGEAHGMQLFGARAVEVMRLEKGFLHWKADLLTEFDPYETGLDRFVKPDKGDFIGKEALARHHASGLRKRLVTLKVGSTQGPAHPGASVELNGEVVGTITSGAWGHRVGMNLAYAFVDADVVEAEAKIALDLCGELVEVQVIEPCPYDPGHTRMRQ; encoded by the coding sequence ATGAAATCGCGGACCAAGGTTGCGGTCATCGGCGGGGGCATCGCGGGGTGTTCGACGCTCTATCACCTGACCCAGGAAGGCTGGAGCGACGTGGTGCTGATCGAGCGGGACGAGCTGACATCCGGCACGACCTGGCATTCGGCGGCGCAGGTGACCAATTTCGGCATGAACCAGACAATGGTGGGCCTGAAATCGCATTCCATCGCGCTTTACAGGAAACTGCGGGACGATCCCGATTATCCCGTGGGCTATCACCATGGCGACGGCGGCATTCGTCTGGCCAATACCGAGGCGCAGATGCAGGGATATCGCCATTTCGCATCGATGGCACGCGGAATGGGTGTCACCTACGAAGTGATTGATGCCGAGGAATGTGCCCGCCGCCATCCCCTGATCTCGACCGACAACCTGCTGGGCGGGCTTTGGGATGGCGAGGATGGAGATATTGACCCCGCGCAGCTGTGCCAGGCGCTGGCCTTTCATGCCCGCAAGGCCGGTGCGGAGGTTTACCGCCAGACCACCGTGACCGGACTAACCCAGAAGGCGGATGATACCTGGACGGTCGAGACGGACAAGGGCGTGATCGACGCCGATATCGTGGTGAACGCCTGCGGCTACCGCGTGAACGAGGTGGGCGCGATGATGGGGGTGCATCATCCCGTCGCGTCGATGGAACACCAGTATTTCGTGACGGATGACATCCCCGCGATTGCAGCAGCGGGCCACCGTATGCCCCTGCTGCGTTGCCCGATTTCGGACTATTACTCCCGCCAGGAAAAGGGCGGACTCCTGGTGGGCTTCTACGAGCAGGATTGCAAAACCTGGGGCATGGACGGGATCAGCCCCGATTTTTCCAACGATCTTTGCCCCGATGACCTCGACCGGGTTATGGACGTGCTGGAAGGCGCGTTCGCGCGGATGCCGGTGCTGGCCGAGGTCGGCATCAAGCGGGTGGTCAATGGCCCGATCACCTATACGATGGACGGCGCGCCGCTGGTCGGCCCGATCCCGGGCAAGCGCAACGCGTTCTGCATCATCGGCCTGCGCGCCGGGCTGGGAGAAGGCGGCGGGCATGGCTGGCTTCTGGCGCAGCAGATCGTGCATGGCGAGGCGTGCTATGACACCTGGTGCCTCGACCCGCGCCGCTTTACCGGCCACGCCAATGTCGAACTGACCTCGCGCAAGGCGATCGAGGATTACCAGAACGAGTTCCGCTTTCACTTCCCTCATGAACACCGCCCGGCGGGCCGACCCGCCAAGACAACGCCACTGACCCCGGTGCTGGCCGCCGAAGGGGCAGAGTTTACCGTTGTAAACGGATGGGAGCGGGTGGAGTACATCAAGCCTGACCCCGCGTTTCATCCCACGCTCTCCTTCGACTTCGACGAGGCGTTCGACATCGTCGGCGCCGAGGTGCGAAACGTGCAGGATAGTGTCGGGCTTTGCGAGGTCAGCGGGTTCAACCGGTTCGAGGTCACCGGTGCCGATCGGCATGCATTCCTTGACCGGATGTTCTGCGGCGCGGTGACGAAGCGCACTGGCCGCGTTGGGCTGGGCTACATGCTCAACCATCACGGCATGGTCAAGGGCGAGGCGACGGTGGCGAACCTGCCCGCCTCGGACCGGGGACCGGAGCGGGTCTGGTATGGCTCGGCGGCGGCCAGCGAATACCATGACATGGACTGGTTGCAGATGCACCTGCGAGACGATGAGGATGTGCACATCCGCAGCCTGACCAACGACCAGACGATCCTGGTGCTGGCCGGTCCGAAGTCGCGCGATGTCATGCAGGCGGTCAGCCGGGCCGATTGGTCGGCGGAGGCGTTCCCGTGGCTGTCGGTGCGCGAATGTTTCATCGGCTTTGCCCCTGCCACCGTGATGTCGGTCAGCTTTTCCGGCGAACTGGCTTATGAAATTCACGTGCCAAACGCGTCGCTTTATGCGGCCTACCTGGCGCTGCGCGAGGCGGGCGAGGCGCATGGGATGCAGCTTTTCGGGGCTCGCGCCGTGGAGGTGATGCGACTGGAGAAGGGTTTCCTGCACTGGAAAGCAGACCTTCTGACAGAGTTCGACCCGTACGAGACCGGGCTGGACCGGTTCGTCAAACCGGACAAGGGCGATTTCATCGGCAAAGAGGCGTTGGCGCGGCACCATGCGAGTGGTCTGCGCAAACGGCTGGTCACGTTGAAGGTCGGGTCAACACAGGGCCCGGCCCACCCCGGCGCCTCTGTCGAGTTGAACGGCGAGGTCGTCGGAACGATCACCTCCGGCGCATGGGGGCACCGGGTTGGTATGAACCTCGCCTATGCCTTTGTGGACGCCGATGTCGTGGAGGCAGAGGCGAAGATCGCTTTGGACCTATGTGGCGAATTGGTAGAGGTGCAGGTGATTGAACCGTGTCCCTATGATCCTGGCCATACACGAATGCGGCAATGA
- a CDS encoding GNAT family N-acetyltransferase: MSSASAGAWVLTLPGYTLVPAEARHTAFLKQLFMACERQKMGALPLSEPDLARLLEPQFAARCAQYARDWPGASDLILTEGPEPIGRFLVDFSADPVHAVDAAILPAFQGRGVGTLMFRALCDEAAARGRDVTLSTLDGRRPERLYRRLGFVVQARPAPYVSMIWTPARQTA, from the coding sequence ATGAGTTCGGCCAGCGCCGGCGCGTGGGTGCTGACCCTGCCGGGATACACGCTTGTGCCGGCCGAGGCGCGGCACACCGCGTTCCTGAAACAGCTGTTCATGGCCTGCGAGCGTCAGAAAATGGGCGCTCTTCCCCTGTCGGAACCTGATCTGGCCCGGCTGCTGGAGCCGCAGTTCGCGGCGCGGTGCGCACAATACGCCCGCGACTGGCCGGGCGCGTCCGACCTGATCCTGACCGAAGGGCCCGAGCCAATCGGGCGCTTTCTGGTGGATTTCTCGGCCGATCCGGTACACGCGGTCGACGCCGCCATTCTGCCTGCGTTCCAGGGGCGGGGTGTGGGAACGCTGATGTTCCGGGCACTTTGCGACGAAGCCGCCGCGCGGGGGCGGGATGTCACGCTCAGCACCCTTGACGGGCGCCGGCCCGAGCGGCTTTACCGGCGGTTGGGGTTCGTGGTGCAGGCGCGGCCCGCGCCCTATGTGTCGATGATCTGGACGCCCGCGCGGCAGACCGCCTAG
- a CDS encoding phage tail protein, with protein MSEPFIAQIVLFGGNFAPRGWAFCDGQLLPINQNAALFSLVGTTYGGDGRTTFGLPDLRGRAPLGPRQGPGLSFYPVGARGGVESVTLTQLEMPNHTHAANVQTTANMRAESRPGSASTPAGNMLAAGTNIFRPNAVVDDVTMDPAMLEVDTSVTLGNAGGSQPHTNVQPYLAVNYIIALEGIFPSRS; from the coding sequence ATGTCAGAGCCTTTCATCGCCCAAATCGTGTTGTTCGGTGGCAATTTCGCACCACGGGGATGGGCATTTTGCGATGGCCAGCTTTTGCCCATCAACCAGAACGCCGCGCTTTTCTCGCTCGTGGGCACGACCTATGGCGGTGACGGGCGCACCACTTTCGGGCTGCCGGATCTGCGCGGCCGCGCGCCGCTGGGTCCGCGGCAGGGCCCCGGATTGTCCTTCTATCCGGTGGGTGCGCGCGGCGGCGTGGAAAGTGTGACGCTGACACAGTTGGAGATGCCGAACCACACCCATGCGGCCAACGTGCAGACGACCGCGAACATGCGGGCGGAATCGCGTCCGGGGTCTGCCAGCACGCCGGCGGGCAACATGCTGGCGGCCGGCACGAACATCTTCCGGCCCAACGCCGTGGTGGACGATGTGACCATGGACCCCGCGATGCTGGAGGTCGACACGAGCGTGACCCTCGGCAACGCCGGAGGCAGCCAGCCTCACACCAACGTGCAACCTTACCTGGCGGTGAACTACATCATCGCGCTCGAAGGGATTTTCCCGTCGCGCAGCTGA
- a CDS encoding trimethylamine methyltransferase family protein, whose amino-acid sequence MAERSRRAGRVERMAQRRAKPLFDPCPPGQAGGAYKPLTEADLNAIYDTALALLAKLGLGEVPDRLRGDLMRVGALEGERGRILFPPTLVQDAVDHAAKTFTLHGRDPSRSIEVGGNRVHFGTGGAAVQTLDLDTHLYRPSTLADLHDFTRLQDTLANVSWYTRCCVATDVPDTFDLDVNTVYALLRNTTKPTATSFTLASHVAPIVEMLDIAAGGPGAFSERPFVKAHISPIISPLRFGEDAVDVVYECIRYNIPMSCITAAQAGATAPATMAGFLAQSLAETLASLVMVHAIRPGFPMVFSNWPLVIDLRTGAFAGGSGETALLNAASAQLSNWLGLPSGVACSMTDAKAIDAQYGMEKGLTSMAAALAGGNLIYESSGMTASLLGASFEAFVLDDEMHSHTYRALRGIEVSEANLGYDAIVDAVLGDGHFLGGQHTFAAMERDYFYPALANREEPRTWAQTGAKDAWSVANARAREILETHRPDYLTPQQDRAIRQRFNILYD is encoded by the coding sequence GTGGCGGAAAGATCTAGACGTGCCGGACGGGTGGAGCGGATGGCGCAACGTCGCGCCAAGCCCCTGTTTGATCCTTGTCCGCCCGGTCAGGCCGGCGGCGCCTACAAGCCCCTGACCGAGGCCGACCTAAACGCGATCTACGACACCGCGCTGGCCCTGCTTGCCAAGCTGGGCCTGGGCGAGGTGCCAGACCGGCTGCGGGGTGACCTGATGCGCGTCGGTGCGCTGGAGGGCGAGAGAGGCCGCATCCTCTTCCCGCCGACGTTGGTGCAGGACGCGGTGGACCACGCCGCCAAGACCTTCACCCTGCACGGGCGCGATCCGTCGCGGTCCATCGAGGTCGGCGGCAACCGCGTGCATTTCGGCACCGGTGGCGCTGCGGTGCAGACGCTGGACCTAGACACCCACCTCTACCGTCCTTCGACCCTGGCCGACCTGCATGATTTCACCCGGTTGCAGGACACGCTCGCCAATGTCAGCTGGTACACCCGCTGTTGCGTGGCCACGGACGTGCCCGACACTTTCGACCTGGACGTTAACACCGTCTATGCGCTCCTGCGCAACACCACGAAACCAACCGCCACCTCCTTTACCCTGGCAAGCCACGTGGCACCGATCGTCGAGATGCTCGACATCGCCGCCGGCGGCCCCGGTGCTTTCTCGGAACGGCCCTTCGTGAAGGCGCATATCAGCCCGATCATTTCGCCCCTGCGCTTCGGTGAGGATGCGGTCGACGTGGTTTATGAATGCATCCGGTACAACATTCCGATGTCCTGCATCACCGCAGCACAGGCCGGGGCTACCGCGCCCGCGACGATGGCCGGGTTCCTTGCCCAGTCACTGGCCGAAACGCTGGCCAGCCTGGTGATGGTCCACGCCATCCGGCCGGGCTTTCCGATGGTTTTCTCCAACTGGCCGCTGGTCATAGACCTGCGCACCGGCGCCTTTGCCGGGGGCAGCGGTGAGACCGCGCTTCTGAACGCCGCGTCGGCGCAGCTGTCGAACTGGCTGGGCCTGCCGTCGGGGGTAGCGTGTTCCATGACCGACGCCAAGGCCATCGACGCGCAATACGGCATGGAAAAGGGCCTGACCTCGATGGCTGCGGCGCTGGCGGGTGGCAACCTGATCTACGAAAGCTCCGGCATGACCGCTTCGCTTCTGGGCGCGAGTTTCGAGGCCTTCGTCCTGGACGACGAGATGCATTCCCACACCTATCGCGCCCTGCGCGGGATCGAGGTTAGCGAGGCGAATCTCGGCTATGACGCGATCGTCGACGCGGTTCTGGGCGACGGGCATTTCCTGGGCGGGCAGCATACCTTTGCGGCGATGGAGCGCGATTATTTCTATCCCGCCCTCGCCAACCGCGAGGAGCCGCGAACATGGGCGCAGACCGGGGCGAAGGACGCCTGGTCGGTGGCCAATGCCCGGGCCCGCGAAATTCTGGAAACGCACCGCCCCGACTACCTGACACCCCAGCAGGACCGCGCCATCCGTCAGCGGTTCAACATCCTCTACGACTGA
- a CDS encoding tetratricopeptide repeat protein, translating into MTQSKTPGALMADLRALDAGGQETAVSDLLASILRHHPDFMPAHRFRIDRLLGAGLNAEALDLAQRTANAFPAMRAMTTTRQATALDRLGQTEQALRMLGSLHDDAAEDMPATVLFATLLARDGMADRAEPLFRQVLSQAPDHPGARRGLIDIALARGDADAALDLCDDARPHDDAAASLLSIRRARALDHLGRTSEAAALLDSEVAGGNRSDQVLIQLAWMQRQLGRLDAALQSFAAVLATTPDHLGAVQGSVAILRQQGAMDAALKVCDAAIAKAKDAPDLIHMRRAEILTDMGRASEAAAALKTARASGDATGQLDLALARAYVALGNPDAAREAFEQAARSVETRATALMGLADLSRKAGDHDRTLTHLNAAAETSDGADAAVTLALCEALIHAGRARQVAPHLRALIESDAPLNDPQIEQLLNIAERQALPDVTRHLIRLTSGRSSLTAALARRLLRLAHITADRDSLDRITHGLLPRVPPQQRCALRAEAVALCDGPDAAIEFARTSQDDRGTPDRIIVLGRLLIDAGTPALAMRYLRFALRTWPAHPALVTVFVHACVGARDFTAGHACLDRLENDLPGTDTEAHRLALFYGAGADRSVLDRALRRRDLGLPGLHPRQLLDLCLSCGDLDRALAIQNGIRNDPGSSGRVAAHFTTGLQGRMLTDLHVFRTLEAKAISAGVPPEDASTRLADQYYYPAKCILDAWADQSGSTLPRRETPVPHRIFQYWDRATPPDDIAGLIAGWQNVPGFEHVLMNRTRAITMLRRQFGPRVVTAFQRARHVTEESDLLRLCLIFRFGGVYSDADDRRVGDIADLADLGAGLLVSREPIGAIANNTLIAPPGNPILRIALQMTVQALLARDSDGAWFKSGPGMLTRAAAVFLRDAETSEAVRNLTLIDGETLRRHVEPHIRLPYKKTASYWNAQDRALSKTVRESLLGLADLPERDGRKPATIG; encoded by the coding sequence ATGACGCAATCCAAGACGCCCGGTGCACTGATGGCCGATCTGCGTGCGCTTGACGCGGGCGGGCAAGAGACCGCCGTATCCGACCTGTTGGCGTCCATCCTGCGTCATCATCCCGATTTCATGCCGGCGCACCGGTTTCGCATCGACCGGCTGCTGGGGGCGGGCCTGAACGCCGAGGCGCTAGACCTGGCGCAGCGCACCGCCAACGCGTTTCCCGCCATGCGGGCCATGACGACGACACGGCAGGCCACGGCGCTCGACCGGCTGGGACAGACCGAGCAGGCGCTGCGTATGCTCGGGTCTTTGCACGACGATGCCGCCGAGGACATGCCCGCCACCGTGCTTTTCGCCACTCTGCTGGCAAGGGACGGCATGGCGGATCGCGCCGAGCCGCTCTTTCGGCAGGTTCTGTCGCAAGCGCCCGACCACCCCGGCGCCCGGCGCGGCCTGATCGACATCGCCTTGGCCCGCGGCGACGCCGACGCGGCGCTGGACCTGTGTGACGACGCCCGGCCCCATGACGACGCCGCGGCGAGCCTGCTTTCGATCCGGCGCGCCCGCGCTCTGGATCACCTGGGCCGCACGTCCGAAGCCGCCGCGCTTTTGGACAGCGAGGTGGCGGGCGGCAACCGGTCGGACCAGGTTCTGATTCAACTCGCGTGGATGCAGCGCCAGTTGGGGCGGCTCGACGCGGCCCTGCAAAGCTTTGCCGCCGTGCTGGCAACCACACCCGACCATCTCGGCGCCGTGCAGGGCAGCGTCGCAATCCTGCGCCAGCAGGGCGCGATGGACGCGGCGCTGAAGGTCTGTGATGCCGCTATCGCGAAGGCCAAGGACGCCCCCGACCTAATTCACATGCGCCGCGCGGAGATTCTTACCGACATGGGCCGCGCCTCCGAGGCCGCGGCCGCGCTCAAGACCGCGCGGGCCAGTGGCGACGCTACCGGCCAGCTCGACCTTGCCCTGGCCCGCGCGTACGTGGCGTTGGGCAATCCCGACGCGGCGCGCGAGGCATTCGAACAGGCCGCGAGGTCGGTCGAGACCAGGGCCACGGCGCTGATGGGCCTCGCGGACCTGTCGCGCAAGGCGGGTGACCACGACCGGACGCTGACCCACCTGAACGCCGCGGCAGAGACAAGCGACGGCGCCGACGCCGCCGTGACACTTGCCCTGTGCGAGGCGCTGATCCATGCCGGTCGCGCCCGGCAGGTCGCGCCGCATCTCCGGGCGCTGATCGAAAGCGACGCGCCCTTGAACGATCCGCAGATCGAGCAGTTGCTGAACATCGCTGAACGGCAGGCGCTGCCCGACGTCACCCGCCACCTGATCCGGCTGACCAGCGGACGCAGTTCGCTCACGGCCGCTCTTGCACGCCGGTTGCTGCGTCTTGCGCATATCACGGCAGACCGCGACAGCCTGGACCGGATCACACACGGCCTTCTGCCACGGGTGCCGCCGCAACAGCGTTGCGCGCTCAGGGCCGAGGCCGTCGCGCTCTGCGATGGGCCGGACGCCGCAATAGAATTTGCCCGCACGTCGCAGGACGACCGCGGCACGCCCGATCGGATCATCGTACTCGGCCGGCTGCTGATCGACGCCGGGACACCGGCGCTGGCGATGCGTTACCTGCGCTTTGCTCTGCGGACCTGGCCCGCGCATCCGGCCCTCGTGACCGTGTTTGTCCACGCCTGCGTCGGGGCGCGGGATTTCACCGCCGGGCACGCCTGCCTCGACCGGCTGGAGAACGACCTTCCCGGCACCGATACCGAGGCGCACCGGCTTGCGCTGTTTTATGGCGCAGGCGCCGACCGCAGCGTGCTGGACCGCGCATTGCGTCGGCGCGATCTCGGGCTGCCTGGCCTGCATCCGCGGCAGCTTCTGGATCTCTGCTTGTCCTGTGGCGATCTGGACCGGGCGCTTGCGATCCAGAACGGCATCCGCAACGATCCCGGCAGCAGCGGCCGGGTCGCCGCGCATTTCACCACCGGACTGCAAGGCCGGATGCTGACCGATCTGCACGTCTTTCGCACGCTCGAAGCCAAGGCCATCAGCGCTGGCGTCCCCCCCGAAGACGCCAGCACCCGCTTGGCGGACCAGTATTACTACCCGGCCAAGTGTATCCTCGACGCCTGGGCGGACCAAAGCGGGTCCACCCTGCCGCGACGCGAGACACCCGTGCCGCACCGCATCTTCCAGTACTGGGACAGGGCAACGCCGCCCGACGACATCGCCGGCCTGATCGCCGGATGGCAGAACGTGCCCGGTTTCGAGCACGTACTGATGAACCGCACCCGCGCGATCACGATGCTGCGCCGCCAGTTCGGCCCGCGCGTCGTCACCGCCTTTCAAAGGGCCCGCCACGTGACCGAGGAAAGCGACCTGCTGCGGCTTTGCCTGATCTTCAGGTTCGGCGGTGTCTACAGCGACGCAGACGATCGGCGCGTGGGCGACATCGCGGATCTTGCCGATCTGGGCGCGGGGCTGCTGGTCAGTCGAGAACCGATCGGCGCCATCGCGAACAACACCCTGATTGCGCCACCGGGCAACCCGATCCTGCGCATCGCCTTGCAGATGACGGTGCAGGCGCTCCTGGCGCGGGATTCGGACGGCGCCTGGTTCAAGTCCGGCCCCGGGATGCTGACCCGCGCCGCTGCCGTTTTCCTGCGCGACGCCGAGACGTCCGAGGCCGTCCGCAACCTGACGCTGATCGACGGTGAAACGCTGCGCCGCCATGTCGAGCCCCATATCCGCCTGCCCTACAAGAAAACCGCCAGCTACTGGAACGCGCAGGACCGGGCTCTCAGCAAGACCGTGCGCGAAAGCCTTCTCGGACTGGCAGACCTGCCGGAGAGGGACGGGCGCAAGCCCGCCACCATCGGCTGA
- a CDS encoding phage tail protein has translation MSDPFIGEIIMFGGNFAPRNWAFCDGQLLAISQNNALFAILGTTYGGDGRTTFGLPDLRGRVAIGPRQGPGLSSYIQGQKGGAENVTLTEAEMPNHTHAANVQTTANMRAESRPGSASTPAGNMLAAGTNIFRPNAVVDDVTMDPAMLEVDTSVTLGNAGGSQSHTNVQPYLAVNYIIALFGIFPSRN, from the coding sequence ATGTCGGATCCTTTCATCGGAGAGATCATCATGTTTGGCGGCAACTTCGCGCCACGCAATTGGGCCTTTTGCGACGGACAGCTTTTGGCGATCAGTCAGAACAACGCATTGTTCGCGATATTGGGGACGACGTATGGCGGCGATGGGCGAACGACCTTCGGACTGCCGGACCTGCGTGGCAGGGTCGCGATCGGTCCGCGGCAGGGCCCGGGCCTGAGCTCGTACATCCAGGGGCAAAAAGGCGGCGCGGAAAACGTGACGCTGACAGAGGCCGAGATGCCGAACCACACCCATGCGGCCAACGTGCAGACGACCGCGAACATGCGGGCGGAATCGCGTCCGGGGTCTGCCAGCACGCCGGCGGGCAACATGCTGGCGGCAGGCACGAATATCTTCCGGCCCAACGCCGTGGTGGACGATGTGACGATGGACCCCGCGATGCTGGAGGTCGATACGAGCGTGACTCTGGGCAACGCCGGAGGCAGCCAGTCCCACACCAACGTGCAACCTTACCTGGCGGTGAACTACATCATCGCGCTTTTTGGAATCTTCCCGTCGCGCAACTGA